A single window of Thermodesulfobacteriota bacterium DNA harbors:
- a CDS encoding prephenate dehydrogenase/arogenate dehydrogenase family protein produces MRIYVLGLGNMGYWFAQRLSKEHEVYGFDKDKNRVETVKNEIAILPPEDLKSFRPELVLNAVSLKETIRAFEEIEPHIARDTILSDIASIKGDIPEYYTKKRARYLSMHPMFGPTFANLERLRGENVIFISGSDKEGMRVFKRFFRKFRIKFFELTFDEHDRMMAYSLSVPFVSSLVFASCVEKKVVPGTTFQKHLTIAKGLLSEDDHLLAEILFNPYSLFELDKITGKLEYLKHIIKQRDYEELSALLSRLRRNLS; encoded by the coding sequence ATGAGGATATACGTCTTAGGGTTAGGCAACATGGGATATTGGTTTGCGCAAAGATTAAGTAAGGAACATGAGGTTTATGGATTCGATAAGGATAAAAATAGAGTCGAGACAGTAAAGAACGAAATAGCTATTTTGCCACCAGAAGATCTCAAAAGCTTCAGGCCGGAACTTGTTCTTAATGCTGTGTCTTTAAAGGAGACGATAAGAGCCTTCGAGGAGATAGAGCCGCACATAGCAAGAGACACCATTCTTTCAGATATAGCGTCCATAAAGGGTGATATTCCGGAGTACTACACAAAAAAAAGAGCACGGTATCTCTCAATGCATCCAATGTTTGGCCCGACCTTTGCCAATTTGGAGAGACTAAGGGGAGAGAATGTCATTTTCATATCCGGTTCGGACAAAGAAGGAATGAGGGTTTTTAAAAGATTTTTCAGAAAATTTAGGATCAAATTTTTCGAACTGACATTCGACGAGCATGACAGAATGATGGCTTATTCTTTAAGTGTGCCCTTCGTCTCCTCCCTTGTATTTGCGTCCTGTGTAGAAAAAAAAGTCGTTCCAGGGACAACCTTCCAAAAGCATTTAACCATTGCGAAAGGCCTTTTATCAGAGGATGATCATCTACTCGCGGAGATTCTTTTTAACCCTTACTCACTTTTTGAACTGGACAAGATCACGGGCAAACTAGAATATTTGAAACATATCATAAAGCAAAGAGACTACGAGGAACTTTCAGCACTACTCTCTAGACTCAGGAGGAACTTGAGTTGA